From a single Micromonospora pallida genomic region:
- a CDS encoding amidase family protein, translated as MTERTNARPTAVWSAADSLRRIATVDRHGPRLGSVPVLSPELPADAVRLDRERAAGRVRGPWHGVPYTIKDSFAARGLPVAAGSPAFAQLVADRDAVVVARLRAAGALLVGRTAMPPMAIGGGQAGLYGRVRSPYNPEYLAAAWHSGSSIGSAVSVAAGIAEFGIGEETVSSGRSPASNNGLVAYTPSWGVVPSAGNWPLHPYRDVVVPHTRTVADQRRLLSVLAGPDDRDVWQRQRALDMSTAHRVAAALRDGTGERVSLAGRRLGVPRLYVGEPYADVVPVALRPSIAELWSATCTALTEAGAELVAVDFPLVEAYEGRSARHRDLTAAGYLPAEWTAFELGPLMTWAWQSFLDDYTDSGLRLADISPYAVRPDPPFAVDAIENGRLHPGRDVFDFAAILRSAPPAPEVVSAQVEQAMTGLAAGRRDRYERWLDELGLDGLVFPANSDIGPYDCDVNPSSARLAWADGAVFSTTNHVLRRFGIPSVTVPMGLTADLGMPVGLTLCGRAYDDVRLLDLAEQIEAVLPPRPAAPLPPTAPLPSTAVTPPAGEVVAAAADPNVGAAADLKVDARVRADGAVDVRIRTGLPSGTTGIVELAGLRLVVPAGDHQLDVVLDRALRAEGAVDVLVVLSVVDTAGQLTGVAFAEAPFTRPL; from the coding sequence ATGACAGAGCGAACGAATGCGCGGCCGACCGCCGTGTGGTCCGCCGCCGACTCCCTGCGCCGCATCGCCACGGTCGACCGCCACGGGCCGCGCCTCGGGTCGGTTCCGGTGCTGTCGCCGGAGTTGCCGGCCGACGCCGTCCGGCTCGACCGGGAACGGGCCGCCGGCCGGGTACGCGGCCCGTGGCACGGTGTGCCGTACACGATCAAGGACAGCTTCGCTGCGCGGGGCCTGCCGGTCGCCGCCGGCTCGCCCGCCTTCGCCCAACTCGTCGCCGACCGGGACGCCGTGGTCGTGGCCCGGCTCCGGGCCGCCGGCGCGCTGCTGGTCGGCCGGACCGCCATGCCGCCGATGGCCATCGGCGGTGGCCAGGCGGGTCTGTACGGCCGGGTGCGCAGCCCCTACAACCCGGAGTACCTCGCCGCGGCCTGGCACTCCGGATCCTCGATCGGCTCCGCCGTCTCAGTGGCGGCCGGGATCGCCGAGTTCGGCATCGGCGAGGAGACCGTGTCGTCCGGGCGGTCCCCGGCGTCGAACAACGGCCTGGTCGCGTACACCCCGTCCTGGGGAGTGGTGCCCAGCGCGGGCAACTGGCCGCTCCATCCGTACCGGGACGTGGTCGTCCCGCACACCAGAACGGTGGCCGACCAGCGGCGACTGCTGAGCGTCCTCGCCGGCCCGGACGACCGGGACGTGTGGCAGCGGCAGCGGGCGCTCGACATGTCGACCGCCCACCGGGTGGCGGCGGCGCTGCGCGACGGCACCGGTGAGCGCGTGTCTCTCGCCGGCCGGCGGCTCGGTGTGCCGAGGCTGTACGTGGGCGAGCCGTACGCCGACGTCGTACCGGTCGCCCTGCGACCGTCCATCGCGGAGCTGTGGTCGGCGACCTGCACCGCGCTCACCGAGGCCGGCGCCGAACTCGTCGCCGTCGACTTCCCGCTGGTCGAGGCGTACGAGGGCCGCTCGGCCCGGCACCGCGACCTGACCGCCGCCGGTTACCTGCCGGCGGAGTGGACCGCGTTCGAGCTGGGGCCGTTGATGACCTGGGCCTGGCAGTCCTTCCTCGACGACTACACCGACTCCGGCCTGCGGCTGGCCGACATCTCCCCGTACGCGGTCCGCCCCGACCCGCCGTTCGCGGTCGACGCCATCGAGAACGGCCGGCTGCACCCGGGCCGGGACGTGTTCGACTTCGCCGCGATCCTGCGCTCCGCGCCCCCGGCTCCCGAGGTGGTGTCGGCGCAGGTCGAGCAGGCGATGACCGGCCTGGCGGCGGGACGGCGCGACCGGTACGAACGCTGGCTCGACGAACTGGGCCTGGACGGACTCGTCTTCCCGGCCAACAGCGACATCGGGCCGTACGACTGCGACGTGAACCCGTCGTCCGCGCGGCTCGCCTGGGCGGACGGGGCGGTCTTCTCGACCACCAACCACGTGCTCCGGAGGTTCGGCATCCCGAGCGTCACCGTGCCGATGGGGCTCACTGCCGACCTCGGCATGCCCGTGGGGCTGACCCTCTGCGGCCGGGCCTACGACGACGTGCGGCTGCTCGACCTCGCCGAGCAGATCGAAGCCGTACTGCCGCCCCGACCGGCCGCGCCACTGCCGCCGACCGCGCCGCTGCCCTCCACCGCGGTGACCCCGCCCGCCGGAGAGGTCGTCGCGGCAGCGGCCGACCCGAACGTCGGTGCGGCGGCCGACCTGAAGGTCGACGCCCGCGTCCGCGCCGACGGGGCCGTCGACGTCCGGATCCGTACCGGCCTGCCCTCGGGGACCACCGGAATCGTCGAGCTGGCCGGCCTGCGGCTCGTCGTCCCGGCCGGGGACCACCAGCTCGACGTCGTGCTGGACCGGGCCCTCCGTGCTGAGGGGGCCGTCGACGTCCTGGTGGTCCTGTCGGTCGTCGATACCGCCGGCCAACTCACCGGGGTCGCCTTCGCCGAAGCGCCCTTCACCCGCCCGCTCTGA
- a CDS encoding amidase — protein sequence MTSTLDPLTSTDVPLHWWSAVALRDAMVAGDLSAVEVMNAFYDRIEELNAEVNVIVHRLPRAECVKLAEEADRARARGDELGVLHGLPTAVKDLVDVAGMPTSRGSRRFANGGPATTDAPHVAHMRAAGALIIGKTNSPEFGVGTVTFNDVFGVTRNPWDLTRHAGGSSGGAAAVAAGMLPICDGSDSGGSLRYPAAFCNIVGLRTTPGLVPAVSAGTSWSPHSVNGPMARTCADTALTLAGMSGRHRLAPLSNLRAEPAGVPTPDRAPRVGWSTDLGGLPVTGEVATALAQARARLEAAGVEVVDVDLDTDGLDRCWQVIEMFGWFTLLGRHPIEHPELYRDDFVVNVTEAAGYTTTDLADALHRRYAAFEQMARVLDGLDGLITPSAPVVAPNADLPWVPEIDGTTFDRYFLWQRMACRLVPSAHPVLAMGAGFDPQGLPVGLQVVGHHGADGALLTLGERLEPALGVAGLHPRI from the coding sequence ATGACCTCGACGCTTGACCCGTTGACCAGCACCGACGTACCGCTGCACTGGTGGAGCGCCGTCGCGCTCCGCGACGCCATGGTGGCCGGCGACCTGTCGGCGGTCGAGGTGATGAACGCGTTCTACGACCGCATCGAGGAACTCAATGCGGAGGTCAACGTCATCGTGCACCGGCTCCCCCGGGCCGAGTGCGTGAAGCTGGCGGAGGAGGCCGACCGGGCACGTGCCCGGGGCGACGAACTCGGGGTCCTGCACGGCCTGCCGACCGCCGTCAAGGATCTGGTCGACGTCGCCGGGATGCCCACCTCCCGGGGGTCGCGCCGGTTCGCCAACGGTGGCCCGGCCACCACCGACGCCCCGCACGTGGCCCACATGCGCGCCGCCGGCGCGCTGATCATCGGCAAGACGAACTCGCCGGAGTTCGGGGTCGGCACGGTGACGTTCAACGACGTGTTCGGAGTGACCCGTAACCCCTGGGACCTGACCCGGCACGCCGGCGGATCCAGCGGTGGCGCGGCGGCCGTGGCGGCGGGGATGCTGCCGATCTGCGACGGCTCGGACTCGGGCGGCAGCCTGCGCTACCCGGCCGCCTTCTGCAACATCGTGGGGCTGCGGACCACCCCCGGCCTGGTGCCGGCGGTCTCCGCGGGCACCTCGTGGTCGCCGCACTCGGTCAACGGGCCGATGGCACGTACCTGCGCGGACACCGCCCTCACGTTGGCCGGCATGTCCGGGCGACACCGGCTCGCCCCGCTGTCGAACCTGCGGGCCGAGCCGGCGGGGGTTCCGACGCCCGACCGGGCCCCCCGGGTCGGCTGGAGCACCGACCTCGGCGGGCTGCCCGTCACCGGGGAGGTCGCCACCGCGTTGGCACAGGCCCGCGCGCGGCTCGAGGCGGCCGGGGTGGAGGTCGTCGACGTCGACCTCGACACGGACGGCCTGGACCGCTGCTGGCAGGTGATCGAGATGTTCGGCTGGTTCACCCTGCTGGGCCGGCACCCGATCGAGCACCCCGAGCTGTACCGGGACGACTTCGTGGTCAACGTGACCGAGGCCGCCGGCTACACCACCACCGACCTCGCCGACGCCCTGCACCGCCGGTACGCCGCGTTCGAGCAGATGGCCCGGGTGCTCGACGGGCTCGACGGCCTGATCACCCCGAGCGCTCCCGTGGTGGCGCCGAACGCCGACCTGCCGTGGGTGCCCGAGATCGACGGCACCACCTTCGACCGGTACTTCCTCTGGCAGCGGATGGCGTGCCGGCTGGTGCCGTCGGCGCATCCGGTGCTGGCCATGGGCGCGGGGTTCGACCCGCAGGGACTGCCGGTGGGCCTCCAGGTGGTGGGGCACCACGGCGCGGACGGCGCGCTGCTCACGCTCGGCGAGCGGCTCGAACCGGCGCTCGGGGTCGCCGGCCTGCATCCGCGAATCTGA
- a CDS encoding DeoR/GlpR family DNA-binding transcription regulator gives MGENNQTRRRRRILELLKEHGRLEVVALSQQLGVTELTVRRDIEYLDSAGVARRVFGGVEVNSGRSFEPPFAFRLETNRAGKEAIARAVVDRISRGSNVAIDFGTKTYFVAQEIRRRRLQILAAPTSMQVADVLGQDPDIHVLWPGGELKPIELSLFGSVTERFFRERRWDVAVVGVAGVNIEQDAFSDYSQTDAHVKAAMVEAADTVVLLAESRHLDAPSFAPVCRLASADVVVTDATGPHKVLDALERKGIEVVRATE, from the coding sequence GTGGGGGAGAACAACCAGACGCGGCGCCGCCGCCGGATCCTCGAACTGCTCAAGGAGCACGGCCGGCTGGAGGTCGTGGCCCTGAGCCAGCAACTCGGCGTCACCGAACTGACGGTCCGCCGGGACATCGAGTACCTGGACTCGGCCGGCGTCGCCCGCCGGGTGTTCGGCGGGGTCGAGGTCAACTCCGGACGCAGCTTCGAGCCGCCGTTCGCCTTCCGCCTGGAGACCAACCGGGCGGGCAAGGAGGCGATCGCGCGGGCCGTGGTGGACCGGATCTCGCGCGGCTCCAACGTGGCGATCGACTTCGGGACCAAGACGTACTTCGTCGCGCAGGAGATCCGTCGCCGCCGGCTCCAGATCTTGGCCGCGCCGACCAGCATGCAGGTGGCGGACGTGCTCGGGCAGGACCCCGACATCCACGTGTTGTGGCCCGGTGGGGAACTCAAGCCGATCGAGCTGAGCCTCTTCGGTTCGGTGACCGAGCGGTTCTTCCGCGAACGCCGCTGGGATGTCGCCGTGGTGGGCGTTGCCGGGGTGAACATCGAACAGGACGCGTTCAGCGACTACAGCCAGACGGACGCCCACGTCAAGGCGGCCATGGTGGAGGCGGCCGACACGGTCGTCCTCCTCGCGGAGAGTCGGCACCTCGACGCGCCGTCGTTCGCCCCGGTGTGCCGGCTGGCGTCCGCCGACGTCGTGGTGACCGACGCCACCGGGCCACACAAGGTCCTGGACGCTCTGGAACGCAAGGGAATCGAGGTCGTACGTGCCACCGAGTAA
- the atzF gene encoding allophanate hydrolase codes for MPPSNATAGVERALKRLAQVDRPEVWTSLRTADSLLAEAQELDARAADGEALPLLGLTVAVKDNIDVAGQPTTLGCPGAAWQPDVDADAVARLRRAGAIVLGKTNLDQFATGLVGTRSPYGVVRNAHRPELVSGGSSSGSAVAVALEVTDLALGTDTAGSGRVPAALNGIVGVKPTLGLVPTTGMADACRPFDTITVFGRDLDTAVRGVRVITGPGDRDGLSRRWPTDVRLAAGPRPTVAVPDEAGLRAVAPELRPLWDQALARLATVADLRVVDVSPLLDAALLLYEGAIVAGRYAAAGRWVGPTAEDGVPGLDPTVAGIVRGARTPAGWEYVRDRAALDDARARAAELLAGCTALVLPTAPLHPTIAEVAADPVGVNSRMGTYTNFVNLLDLCATAVPAGENEAGSFGISVIGRAFDDQVCTDIAARFLGVAAPSWVDTEVPLAVVGAHLRGGPLHHELVDLGARFGGDVTTAPSYRLYALDTEPPKPGLVEVASGGAEIAGELWWLSPGGLGRFLAALPAPMTLGRVRLADGRDVVGFGCTPGALTGAEDITAFGGWRAYQQRAGSPA; via the coding sequence GTGCCACCGAGTAACGCCACCGCCGGGGTCGAGCGCGCGCTGAAGCGACTGGCGCAGGTCGACCGCCCCGAGGTGTGGACCAGCCTGCGTACCGCCGACAGCCTGCTCGCCGAGGCACAGGAACTCGACGCGCGGGCGGCGGACGGGGAGGCCCTGCCGCTGCTGGGCCTGACCGTGGCGGTCAAGGACAACATCGACGTGGCCGGGCAGCCGACGACCCTGGGCTGCCCGGGTGCCGCCTGGCAGCCCGACGTCGACGCGGACGCGGTGGCCCGGCTGCGCCGGGCCGGGGCGATCGTGCTGGGCAAGACCAACCTCGACCAGTTCGCGACCGGGCTGGTCGGCACCCGCAGCCCGTACGGGGTGGTCCGCAACGCCCACCGGCCCGAACTCGTCTCGGGCGGGTCCAGCTCCGGATCCGCCGTGGCGGTCGCGCTGGAGGTGACCGACCTGGCACTCGGCACCGACACCGCCGGCTCCGGTCGGGTCCCCGCCGCGCTCAACGGAATCGTGGGCGTGAAGCCGACCCTCGGTCTGGTGCCGACGACCGGCATGGCGGACGCCTGCCGGCCCTTCGACACCATCACCGTCTTCGGCCGCGACCTCGACACCGCCGTACGCGGCGTGCGGGTGATCACCGGACCGGGTGACCGGGACGGCCTCTCCCGCCGGTGGCCCACTGACGTACGGCTCGCCGCCGGGCCACGGCCGACCGTCGCGGTGCCGGACGAGGCCGGTCTGCGCGCGGTCGCCCCGGAGCTGCGTCCACTGTGGGACCAGGCGCTCGCCCGGCTCGCCACCGTCGCCGACCTGCGGGTGGTCGACGTGTCACCGTTGCTGGACGCGGCGCTGCTGCTCTACGAGGGCGCGATCGTCGCCGGACGCTACGCGGCGGCCGGCCGGTGGGTCGGCCCGACCGCCGAGGACGGCGTGCCCGGACTCGACCCGACCGTGGCGGGCATCGTGCGCGGGGCCCGCACCCCGGCGGGCTGGGAGTACGTACGCGACCGGGCCGCGCTCGACGACGCCCGCGCCCGGGCCGCCGAACTCCTGGCCGGCTGTACGGCGCTGGTGCTGCCCACGGCCCCGCTGCACCCCACCATCGCCGAGGTCGCGGCCGACCCGGTCGGCGTGAACAGCCGGATGGGCACATACACGAACTTCGTCAACCTGCTGGACCTCTGCGCGACGGCGGTACCGGCGGGCGAGAACGAGGCGGGCTCCTTCGGCATCTCCGTCATCGGTCGGGCCTTCGACGACCAGGTGTGCACCGACATCGCCGCGCGGTTCCTCGGCGTCGCCGCACCCTCGTGGGTGGACACCGAGGTCCCGTTGGCCGTGGTCGGTGCCCACCTGCGGGGCGGGCCGCTCCACCACGAACTCGTCGACCTCGGCGCCCGCTTCGGCGGCGACGTCACCACCGCGCCGTCCTACCGGCTCTACGCGCTGGACACCGAGCCACCGAAGCCCGGCCTGGTGGAGGTGGCCTCCGGCGGCGCCGAGATCGCCGGGGAGCTGTGGTGGCTCTCGCCGGGCGGGCTCGGTCGATTCCTGGCCGCCCTGCCCGCGCCGATGACCCTCGGCCGGGTACGGCTGGCCGACGGCCGGGACGTGGTCGGCTTCGGGTGTACGCCCGGGGCGCTGACCGGTGCCGAGGACATCACCGCCTTCGGCGGCTGGCGGGCGTACCAGCAGCGGGCCGGCAGCCCGGCGTGA